Proteins found in one Clostridium kluyveri DSM 555 genomic segment:
- the rnpA gene encoding ribonuclease P protein component, with protein MDVYRIKKNAEFRAVYKRGKSFSNNLLVLYVYMNRKNVNRLGVSVSKKVGKSVVRNRIKRLIKESFRLNSDYMKVENGYDLVFIARKASNGKSYVEINNSVKNLIKKAGLYK; from the coding sequence ATGGATGTTTATAGGATAAAAAAAAATGCAGAATTTAGGGCTGTATATAAAAGGGGAAAATCTTTTTCTAATAATTTGTTAGTATTATATGTATATATGAATAGAAAGAATGTAAATAGATTAGGTGTATCGGTAAGTAAAAAAGTAGGTAAAAGTGTTGTTAGAAATAGAATTAAAAGATTAATTAAAGAAAGTTTTAGACTAAATAGCGACTATATGAAAGTTGAAAATGGATACGATTTAGTATTTATAGCTAGAAAAGCATCTAACGGAAAAAGTTATGTGGAGATAAATAATTCTGTGAAAAATTTAATTAAAAAAGCAGGTTTGTATAAGTGA
- the rpmH gene encoding 50S ribosomal protein L34, translating into MWMTYQPKKKQRKREHGFRKRMRTLSGRNVIKRRRQKGRKRLTA; encoded by the coding sequence ATGTGGATGACTTATCAGCCAAAAAAGAAGCAAAGAAAAAGAGAGCATGGCTTTAGAAAGAGAATGAGAACTCTGTCAGGAAGAAATGTTATTAAGAGAAGAAGACAAAAAGGTAGAAAAAGATTAACAGCATAA